TTGGACATAGAATTCATAATATAAACCCATTGAAGAGTATAAGAGGTTAGTTCCACtgtcttaccccatcagaaccaaacagaaccccatcagaacccaaatatAACAATGTTTTACccctttgtttgtaaacaatgcaattgtaaacaaacactgtatagcctcaaaacatggttaaaagtaTAATTTGGATAtcttggatggtcagtccttgcatccatagctctgtctatgaacttagagtggttacatttctccatcagTTATTTACCAAGTCAGTGGCAGGGTGACCActttggttacatttctccagccccatccttcagctatttACCAAGTCAGTGGCAGGGTGACCActttggttacatttctccagccccatccttcagctatttACCAAGTCAGTGGCAGGGTGACCActttggttacatttctccagccccatccttcagctatttACCAAGTCAGTGGCAGGGTGACCActttggttacatttctccagccccatccttcagctatttACCAAGTCAGTTGCAGGGTGACTGCTTTGGTTACATTTgtccagccccatccttcagctatttACCAAGTCAGTTGCAGGGTGACTGctttggttacatttctccagccccatccttcagctatttACCAAGTCAGTGGCAGGGTGACTGCTTTGGTTACATTTgtccagccccatccttcagctatttACCAAGTCAGTTGCAGGGTGACAACTTTGGTTACATTTgtccagccccatccttcagctatttACCAAGTCAGTGGCAGGGTGACCActttggttacatttctccagccccatccttcagctatttACCAAGTCAGTGGCAGGGTGACTGCTTTGGTTACATTTgtccagccccatccttcagctatttACCAAGTCAGTGGCAGGGTGACTGCTTTGGTTACATTTgtccagccccatccttcagctatttACCAAGTCAGTGGCAGGGTGACTGCTTTGGTTACATTTgtccagccccatccttcagctatttACCAAGTCAGTGGCAGGGTGACTGCTTTGTAGTAAAGCGGCATGGGGAATACGTGTAAGAAGTACATGGATGTATGCCTGCCTGAGGTAGTCCATGAAAATGTGCTGTTTTTCTGATGAAGTACACAGTGAACAGTGTCAAAATGGGCCCCCTGCCCAGGGAATGTCCATGTGCTGTTGTGGGTGAACAAAGTGGAGTGGTGAAGCAGTATAGTGGAAAAGGTGAAATAACACACTATTACATAGCAAAAACATTGAAACATCACTCAACCCCTCATCCATAAGATGGTTTTCATAGACAAATGTCAGAATGACTAATGATGTTCAATTCTATTCTAATTTATTCTATATTCTTCTTCAATTCTGTTCTTTTCAAAATGTTCATTACTTTAGGCTACTAGAATGTCTATTTTCCATCCTCAATAACtgacagttctatttttattttcagCCTTATGGGCCATTTCCTGATTCATCTCCCTCACCTCCAACCCCACCCCCACCTCCCCGCTATGAATCCCCAAGACTGCACCCCCATCCCTGGGGATTTCaacctttcctcctcctccagtggTTACTCCACGGTCACCAACCTCTTCATGAACGAGTCCGGCGAGAGCGCTCCCTTCCAGGACAGCAGCACCGTTATCACTGCAGTAATCTCTATGACTGTATTCATGGTGGGCCTCCTGGGCAACACGCTGGCCATCTACGTGGTCCTGCGCTATGCCAAGATGAAGACTGTCACCAACATGTACCTTCTGAACTTAGCCCTGGCAGATGAATTGTACATCCTAGGACTTCCCTTCCTGACCACCCAGAACGTGCTCTCTTATTGGCCGTTCGGGGAGTTTCTGTGCCGCGTGGTCATGACGGTAGACTCCATCAACCAGTTCACCAGCACCTTCTGCCTGACCGTGATGAGCATTGACCGCTACCTGGCCGTGGTGCACCCCATTCGGAGCGTCAAGTGGCGGCAGCCAAAGGTGGCTAAGATCATCAACGGGCTGGTGTGGGTGGTGTCGTTCGTGGTGGTGCTGCCGGTCACCATCTACTCAGATGTTCAGGACCGCTTCAACTCGTGCAACATGAGTTGGCCTGATCCCCAGGAGCTGTGGTCAACGGTCTTCATCCTCTACACGGCCATCTTGGGCTTCTTCGGCCCCCTGCTGATCATCTGCCTCTGCTACCTGCTCATCATCATCAAGGTATAGTTGGGTTGTACTATAACACACATCCTCTTTAGTCTTATGTTGCTCATTGTTTGTTCGTTGTTTAAGGCCCCTTCCATTTGTTTGAGACCCCATTCCATTTGTTTGAAACCCCATTCCATTTGTTTGAGGATCCATTCCTTTGTTTGAGACCCCTTTCCATTTGTTTGAGACCACATACCATTTGTTTGAGTATTCAGTCCATTTGTTTGAGACCCCATTCCATTTGTTTGAGACCCCATTCCATTTGTTTGAGTCCCCATTCCATTTGTTTGAGGATTCAGTCCATTTGTTTGAGGCCCCATTCCATTTGTTTGAGGCCCCATTCCATTTGTTTGAGGCCCCCTTCCATTTGTTTGAGGACGCCTCCATTTGTTTGAGGCCCCATTCCATTTGAGTCCTTAATCCCTTCTTCTCACTGTCCTAAACTAAATTCTAATAGTTCTTAGGTTTGTTTCTATTTCCAAACGCAATGGACCAGTGCCTTAGACCCTGGCCTGGGCCTAAAACCTCTCCAAACCACTATAAAACCTCTCAACATAGTGATCTTCAAAGGTGTCCATGTCCAAAGATATTCCTTCACAAAGTCACAGACCAAAACCTCCCATTCATTACAGGTGAAGTCTGCCGGGGCCAGGGCGGGCCTGACCAGGCGGCGCCGCTCTGAACGCAAAGTCACCCGCATGGTGGTCATCATCGTGGTGGTCTTCGTCATCTGCTGGCTGCCCTTCTTCACCACCAACATAGTCAACCTCGtcttcatcataccagagaacaGTGTCACCGCCGGCGTCTACTTCTTCCTGGTCATCATGACCTACGTCAACTCCTGTGCCAACCCGCTCCTCTACGGCTTCCTGTCTGACAACTTCAAGCAGAGCTTCAGGAAGGTCCTGTGTCTCCACAAGGCGAACGGGGTTGGGGTGGGGGACGGAGGAGACATGGGGAGTGGAGGGGGACGTCCCATATCCCCTAGGCTGGAGAGGGTGGAGACGACGCAGCAGCATGACCCGCTCTTCACCCCCCGGATCATGGACTTCAACAATGGACACATGCAGAACAACCAAGTAGGTAAATCTATAGAAATAAAATGACTAAAACGGACATTCGCAATAAAGTGAACGTTCTGTGATGGGTGGATTACTAATTCTATGGGTCAATATTCTACCCAAGAACTGTGAATGGCTGTCAGGTATGAATTATTTTGGTCAGTCTGCCAAAGATAATCTTGAAGGCTGTCACTTTCATTCATTGGTAGTCAACCGCAACATACAATATAACTAGATTCACAGCCAATTTATATGTAATTTATATTTATCTAAATGATAGTACTTGATAGTTTTGTTCACCTGCAGAGCATAGTAGAATAGAGTAATAAGCACTTACTACACAGGGCGTTTACCCTTCTCCTTGGCCCACAACTGCTTTACAGCATAGAGGGTGAGAGAAGCTGGAAGCCTAACATAGTAAACCCTCCTGATCAGAAGCTTTGACGCTGAGGGGATCCAGTGTACTGTGTGCTGATAGTTAGTTACACCCACTAGTACTGTAAATGGGTACCACTGATTTCTCCTCTACGGTTGATGCCTCCAGCGtatatcatttttttaaaattCTGAGTGCTGtgcatttcgctagtatttttgcatcacaacattgaagtgtaaggggcctccagttttttagatagactgggtctttatatttgccatctgggtcttgttttaataatagagaaatcagaccttcctgctgagtacctgacagactaccatttctataggagtagttaaaacaatctaacaatggagcttttagtatttaaaaaaggcttgatatacctctaccggtatgccatcaagccctggggttcttccagactgaaaggatttaatagcatcaaaaagttcttcctctgtaatttgactttcgcactgatctttctgtacatttgttaattttctattttttatatCATTTGGAAATAATTCCTTActgtaatcttcattcagtgggagaggatgagacggaaaagagaacatctgcctaaaataattagcttcctcttttaaaataccattcggagaatcatagatgacgccgtcttcagtaacgagtttctgcaaattatttttgttagtattcatgtattggagattcaggaagaattgtgagcatttttctccatattccatccagtttgctttatttttgtaatagattacattagatcattcttgaataagttcctcaagtgtaacgccctggccatagagagggatttttgttctctattttggttaggccagggtgtgacatgggtgggcgttctatgtttctttttctatgttggtttgtttctttggttcggccgtgtgtggctctcaatcaggagcagctgtagtttgttgttgctgattgagagtcatacataggcagcctgtttttcctttggggtttgtgggtgattattttctgtctaggtttgtgttaatcctgacaggactgtttggctgtcgtttcttttcgtgttttgtttgtagtgttcattcgtttattaaaatcctttatgatgaacacatcctccgctgcccCTTGGTCTCATTGCGACGACGGTCGTTACatcaagttctttttgttttttcgTCTAACTTATTTTGGATCTCTGTAgtattgtttttattgctatctacctgtactattagttaaTGTAtatcccttgttagtcttgtctcttagCCAGAAActacttttttattattgatgaatattgaattgaatgacccctgaaggtacatttaaaggtatcccaaacagtAAGGCAATTTGCTGAACCTATAatatactggaaaaattcagttataaatgATTTTGTATGAGTTAAAATAAAGTTGTCCTACCGTaaactttgattacatttccaatatccccgtccacgtgAAAAATatataagagttatgtgaatgccaattagatgatgatccgatcacATTCTGTttcctattaaaacttttttgcaagagagaaagagacaagaaagtagtcaagacgactagcttgattaagtctcctccatgtatatctcactaggtcggggttttttagtctccaaatatccactatttctaatgcgtccataatatttgtgatttccttaggggcacggtgatgatagtttgtagagtgattacctttacggtctATTGAGatattcaaaaggatccaccttccttgcgaatcattcctgactatttgcacattcagatcaacatttttgttaattaatatcatcacaccttttgagttcctttgtccatgacagaaaagtatttcaccaccccattcctttttccacacaacttcatctaaggatgtagagagtttcctgtaaacagtatatgttatattccttttcttttagccatgtaaagactgatcttcttttCTTTATCTGCTAAACCgttacaattatatattttttattttatttatttatttcacctttatttaaccaggtaggctagttgagaacaagttctcatttacaactgcgacctggccaagacaaagcataGCAGTTCAACACaaatgtcatgactgtcctgatcaggtcagggtacaggagaccaccaccctacagattatctcccaaaccccccaacagaggaggagagatctaggggtctgaagatgtgggggttttatgacacctcatgcccataatacagagaaattcctttgtcctaacaatggagaactggcctcagaacattaaacatgcaataaagggactttggaacaatggtttccgtcagccacaatggtggttatgacgaaaagtggaatattaaaatgtatgtaacttttgtatttgtttttaaaggttaagag
This genomic stretch from Salmo trutta chromosome 32, fSalTru1.1, whole genome shotgun sequence harbors:
- the LOC115171749 gene encoding somatostatin receptor type 5, translating into MNPQDCTPIPGDFNLSSSSSGYSTVTNLFMNESGESAPFQDSSTVITAVISMTVFMVGLLGNTLAIYVVLRYAKMKTVTNMYLLNLALADELYILGLPFLTTQNVLSYWPFGEFLCRVVMTVDSINQFTSTFCLTVMSIDRYLAVVHPIRSVKWRQPKVAKIINGLVWVVSFVVVLPVTIYSDVQDRFNSCNMSWPDPQELWSTVFILYTAILGFFGPLLIICLCYLLIIIKVKSAGARAGLTRRRRSERKVTRMVVIIVVVFVICWLPFFTTNIVNLVFIIPENSVTAGVYFFLVIMTYVNSCANPLLYGFLSDNFKQSFRKVLCLHKANGVGVGDGGDMGSGGGRPISPRLERVETTQQHDPLFTPRIMDFNNGHMQNNQCVQIETCGNMTTELLPLESPVIDQSTL